Within Leguminivora glycinivorella isolate SPB_JAAS2020 chromosome 26, LegGlyc_1.1, whole genome shotgun sequence, the genomic segment ccacataaaaatttccaaatccaaaaaaaagtggggtggacaactttgaaaaatgaACGCGAAAGTTTTAAATTAGGTTAATAACATAATATGACATAATCTCGCCGATCCTGTATGTAATTGaaaccagcgtgcgtagccgaattcacaaacgctcatgaagtGAAattctcttgcgtattggtgcgatagagacagactacctttcgcggagtTTCGTTTTCGCTTTTAAACGTCATACAAACGCCATTCGGGCCTGGGCGTCACGAGGGTTTCCAAAACAGGATTTTGGTCTTAGCAATTCAAGTGTAAAAGCATAAGGcggatattatttaaattataacaaCTAACCATTTCAGACTGAACCAGCTCTTCTCTACGATGCTATACAAGTCTTAGCCACGGCGTTGGCAGCAAGCAAGGAGGTGGGTCCCACCAACGCATCTTGTGATGATGAGACTACGTGGAGCCATGGGAAGGATGTTATGGAGAACATCAATAAGGTGAGGGGTTTCTTTGAACTTTCTAGATTCAATTGTACCAACCACCACTATGTATATTTAAGTGCTTAGTATAGTTGTGATactgtaattttaataatatttgttacagttttaaaattttatataattttatatataaGTTAAAATTGCAGTGCCCTACAGGGTTTCGTAGCAGACCAAATATAATGTACCACCTGTATAACCTACGAAAGCAATAAACATACTGATTactgtatccatactaatattataaatggacaccccttgagttgcgggcgtccataggttacggtgaccgttttccatcaggcgggccatatacctgtttgccaccgacgtggtataaaaaaaaatgggaaagtgtgtgtgtctgtttgtttgtcggtccttcacggcaaaacggagcgacgaattgacttgattttttaaggggagatatttgaagggatggagagtgacataggctactttttgtctctttctaacgcgagcgaagccgcgggcaaaagctagtcatattataaatgggaaagcgtgtgtgtctgtttgtttgtccgtccttcacggcaaaacggagcgacgaattgacttgattttttaaggggagatatttgaagggatggagagtgatataggctactttttgtctctttctaacgcgagtgaagccgcgggcaaaagctagtagtttatGTGtatgtcataagtcataacataaTATCACATCCACAATTCTTTTACAGATCCATGCACACGGCCTAACCGGACCCATTCAGTTCCAAAATGGCGTCCGCACGAACTTCAGCCTCCAGCTGATGCGGCTAGTGGGGGGAGAGAAGGGGGGAACTGTGGTCTCAGGTCACTGGAACCCGGGAGATGGTCTGACTATCACTGATCCTGCGGCGTATAAGAGAGACCCACCACCTAATGTTACGCTGACTATTGTTACTGTAGAGGTACGTAATTCGTAGTCTTTTGTGCCTAGTAGGGGGAGAACAGGGGTACTGTGGTCCCTGGTCATTAGAACCTGGGAGATGGTCTGACCATCACAGATCCTATAAGAAAGACCCATCTCCGAATGTGACACTCACTAACTGTTACTGTAGAGGTATGTAGTTTGTTTGTAGTACACTATAGCTGGGGGGGGAGATAAAAGGGGGACCTGTATAATTGAAATCCAGTTGCTGGCTTGACTATTATGGACGCTGCTGTCTCATTTAGTTTTTGTACATTAACAACACAAAATTGCGGACGGTTTGGACGCATTTTATCCAATATTGTACGTCTATTATTTGAGTCttagcgcagcgtggtgttccggatcCGATCCCTTAATTTtacacctaatatgctgcgcttTATAGCTCTCAACCTAAACTAAACGATATTCTCCATGACATCCTACTTTACTAAAGTTGTATTAATTTTCAGGAGAAGCCTTACGTTATGGTAAAAGAAGGTTGGAATCTTCAAGGCAACGCTCGTTTCGAGGGTTTCTGCATCGACCTACTAGCCAGGGTGGCGGCGCAGGCGGGCTTTGCGTATCGACTGCGGCTTGTTCCAGACAACATGTATGGAGCCAGGGACCCGGATACGGGACAGTGGAACGGGATAGTGCGAGAGCTCGTTGATAgggtaattttattattttcttgaaaaaattattacgtatttaaaatattttaagcggattACTCACGTAtttattaagtcgatataaagctctacatgtttcgatccatttccgaggatttGTTTCAAATAGTAACGACCCCGCCTTCACTCGtcgaaaattaaaattttgataaaaaaaacccccgatcgcgtcatagtagactgatttccatgaaacatggctaagaacactcccgactaactcagctttcagacaaaaaaaaactagaacTAAATCGGCTGAtctgtttgggagctacgatgccatagacagacacacacacacacacacacacacacacacacacacacacacacacacacacacacacacacacacacacacacacacacacacacacacacacacacacacacacacacacacacacacacacacacacacacacacacacacacacacacacacacacacacagacacacagacggataaacagaaagacagacagacacgtcaaatttataacaccccgtcgtttttgcgtcgggttgGTGAATGAATGATTAATTGATTACGCACTAAAAAGTGTGCCATTGTGGTCATTTCGTGTCATGGGAGTCTGATGGTTTGAAGTATTTAAAACGTTTATAATTTCGGTTTCAGAAAGCTGATATTGCGGTGGCATCTATGACGATAAACTACGCTCGGGAGGCAGTTATTGACTTCACTAAACCTTTCATGAATCTTGGAATCGGCATACTCTTCAAGGTGAGTTGATCGATTAATCTTAAGgatttacggcccagccacgacattagtCTAAGCGCAACAGCTGTGAGCGGCAGCTatatgtgcgaatgaaaagtcccatcgctgtgtctcgctccaatataCGACCACCGCTCACAGCTATCGCgattagaccaatgtcgtggctgagccgttatggCTCCCTCATATCTAGCATCTTGatcgagcgtagcgtcgggccaactgtaccTGGAAAAGCCTGACGCCGCAACTATACAGTTGGCACTTTTGTATACAGTTGGttatacgctcgcgagacgctagatgtggtgGGGGGTGGGGTTAATGTAATACGTATTAAGCCCCATAGGGGGCAGCGTACGTACATACGTATTAAGCAAAAGGAACAACAAATGGTCTATCCCGAATTTATCTTTTTAGGTCCCAACGTCGCAACCAACTCGTCTCTTCAGCTTCCTCAACCCACTGGCCATCGAGATCTGGTTATACGTCTTGGCAGCCTATATCCTGGTGTCTTTCACGCTGTTTGTCATGGCACGGTTTTCACCGTACGAATGGTACGTATAAGTATACGTACCAAAGTGTAAGTACACTTTATGtaattatattgatttagactaacacgatttgcactcatatttttagaacaaaacgggacttaatcgcgtaaacacttacatttatatttggcccgacgtttcgaacatcacgttacgttcgtggtcacgggtacaCACTTACACAGTCTActcgtgaccacgaacataacgtgatgttcgaaacgtcgggccaaatataaatgtaagggTTTATGTAATTACTTTCAGAAGTTactaaatattttgtatttgcatAAGAAACGAAATTGTGTTTCATATTCGAGGCATTTTTCTGACAGTTTGTTCCATAAATCATAACCCATCTTCGAATTATATGAAAACGACACCAAATTCGATCTGGTAACTTTCTGAGGGAAGATATGGAGCGCATAAAGTAGTGTGGGTCTTTCACCCCTACCCCTTCTACCTGCCGGGGGGTACCGCGTGTCACCCGGGCTTGAATAGCTCAGAGTAACCCAAGGAACAACTGGGTCAAAAGGCTTCCTTTGCGAATATTTTGCAAGGGGCCCCATACAAATCTGTCACTAAAAGTCCTACTAAAATGACTGAAACTAAACCAGATAAAACCCCGAACTACTGGAGAATGTTGCTTGTGCAAATTTGCATCTCACGCCATTCGAATCTTGAAAGATTTTGACACCACATGAAGCTGTTCCGATGATTAACCATTGCCATTAGAACTCTGTGATAAAATGCGGTTGGGGTTTTGACTCTTTGAGTACTTACCTGGAAAAAATATTACATGCATACCTTTAGAAATATTATACAGATTAGTAATGATTAGGActatattaaaactaaattatacatgacatacaatcatgcctgtttcccagaggggtaggcagagatttCCATTTGCTAAGATGCTGATAAActactttcgcttcacacactttcctaACGTGAGAAACGTTACATGATCGTCGGTTTCCAGTACTTCTGACCAGCCGGCCGAATGGAAATTGCCGACGCcaaacgccgacagaaatgcagtttggctctgttgcgccagccaacacgcaagagcgatagagatagatagcaaCGAGAcagatattattgtgagcgtttgttcATTCGGCTATGTACCCTGGCCTTTTTGCGGTATTTCCCTGATTTGGTCGAGAAAAGTTCAcctacaagtgtgtttccatgacaacccatacgatatGACAgcccctggggcccgtttctcgaaaggtacaagccttgtattacaagtgcgcgaactgtcaaatcgtatgggttgtcatggaaacacacttgtaatacaaggcttgtacctttcgagaaacgggccgcTGGTCTTctttccaaattaaattatgatcTTAATATGTCGGTTTGTTCATTCCAGGTCATCAAGCACGCATGTCTGCGGACACGAGACGAAGTTACTCACTAATCAGTTCAGCGTCTGTAACTCTCTGTGGTTCATCACGGGAACATTCTTGAGACAGGGCTCTGGATTGAACCCGAAGGTAACTTCTTTTCTCTTTTGGTTTAATCACAGACCTTAGTAAAGTGCGTGGGGGCTGGGCATGTCATTAAACTACTTAGGCATGTCCAAAATATGCCATCGGATGTGGTAAGGAACTTCAGAGAGGATGTCACTTCAGATTTAGAGCAGACCCTAACTTTGGgagtagggattgcaatccggataATCCGGAGTTCGAAAATCCGGATTATCCGCTGTTTTTGCGATCCGTTCATAAATCCAGGTTTTAAAACCAAAATTCAACCAAAATAAGGGATCCGAGAGTTTATGTTTGTGGAATCTAATGTTATAGCAACtgtaaatgtgaaaaaaaatagCCAATTCTCAAAAATgattaaaaagaaactaaaaatagttgaaactattgaaataataaattatattatattacaggGAGTAACTACACCTTATAGATAATCGCTAGATCCTACATtgtgcccatttataataataaaaaagccAAAATTCGGTGGTCGAGGTGATGTAGGGGTccaacacgtcagccgcgatatctggagacccgggttcgattcccggcttcccCACTAGTGGACTTGATTGTTTTTtcttagtgtatggtatctactTCAGTGTTTAACTAATAACCCTTCTTTTCAGGCGACCTCCACCAGAATCGTTGGAGGTATCTGGTGGTTCTTCACCCTGATCATCCTGTCATCGTACACTGCCAACCTGGCCGCGTTCCTGACAGTGGAGAGGACAGTGCTGCCAATACAGAGTGCTGCGGACCTAGCTGCTCAGAACAGTGTGCAGTATGGGACGCTCAATGGAGGGTCCACTATGACTTTCTTTAGGGTAAGCTTCATTTTACAGCCCGTCGATGCTTGCGTTTTCAAGAGATGTtttaaaagcgctggtggcttagCTGTGTgtctttcgatccggaggtcgcaggtttggACCCTGGCTTGTAAACTCAAGACTTGCGTTATGGCAATTTAGCTAATTATGGTTTAAGATATTTACTACgctttgacccaaactaacaggTAGtaaacaaggcaagttgaataaaagcttgtaaaaagtatGAGATGTAGGGTGTATTTGGAATGCTTAGGTATTTTTTGTAATAAACCTTGTTGTGTCTGCCAGCATAGAGGAgttgcgggttatttgtagtgacatctagcgaaaatcACGCGTCagtcacgcgtcaaatagcgtaaattattagtaccactactcgatactattgtcccggagctgtaagttcacatttttgacacatttgttttgaagtatgtcgcgatgtggctaagacgtatcgtttgccaaatctaacgattaatttcgaattggttgaatcgattaggccctatgttacaaggaggcgcttaaacaaatatacgatttctatcaacttactgaaatgtcatttcaatcgaaatgacagacagccacagcactagtttaagaataaaaatgaatgataaatgacatgataagtaaatcctgcgtgataaattaatatcgtaaaatactcactaacgaagatccgcaaaaatgtaacatgtagGTACTAGATTAcctatgtttaaagtaagcgaaacattgtttttaagtacttgatttttttaaatattattacaggattttatttaaaagttcaTCAGGTTGTGCGAGTTTgcgtattgtggacgctgtcatgtgtcaaaaagaggttcttagaAATCTGGGACTATAGGTGTCAAGTGTCTCGTCtgtcaaaaatgtaatattagaacaatttacaacttatattacaagcagaaggaattgaaaatatagtactgattaatactattgtaatattagataaaaattggtgagcattagactctatCTCGTCGCGAAATCTATTGACAAGTACTGATAGTTTACGCCGTTTACGCTATTTGAAGCGTgattttcgctagatgtcactacaaataacccgcatttactgatgtatggggtTACAACTGTTCccatacttattcctctatgctgccagtgaaaaataattattgttttgttaCCAGGATTCCAACATCGACATCTACCAGAAGATGTGGCAACACATGTCCACCACCTCCCCCCCTGCTCTCGTCTCCTCATACGAAGAGGGGGTGCGGAGGGTTCTTCAAGGGAATTATGCATTCCTTATGGAATCTACGATGCTGGACCATAGGGTGCAGAGGGACTGTAACTTAACACAGATCGGGGGACTTTTGGATTCTAAGGTAATATTTCAAAACACTGCAAAATTTAATCTGGGGGAGAAAGCCCAGGTTACGTAGACAAGAGGCCAAAAAAGAGCATTGTAgacaaaatacttttttttttaaattataaatgggcttactcttgaccacagactagccaaaggcaaagacgtggcctacgatggagtgagctcgcccagaagatgcctgttcactcttgatttgaaggttgacTTAAACGCTTTTGTGTTAACGGAGTTCATCGTTGACACCAGTTTGATTAGCTTTATGATTAAGATGTACACCTTCACATAAAGTCTACGAATTGCAAAGGGGTGTAGAGAGGACGAGTGTTGGCTGATCttgttatcatcatcatcatcatcatatgtcctttatcgcccactgctgagcataggcctctcttctagtacgccacttgtcccggtcctgagctaggctcatccagttgtgacccgcaatttttcggatgtcgtccacccaacgagccaacggatgccacaggctctttttttttcttacatttgttagcggccaacattccgttaacattttagtccacctgccatc encodes:
- the LOC125239831 gene encoding glutamate receptor ionotropic, kainate 2 — encoded protein: MDKAFADLTAYLNWTRMGVIYEDYGYGELNIANIAKDGRDMYCVRAAHEYRRALTLLKAQGVTHIIVDTDPKKLRQLSRAILQLQMNNENYHYIFTSFDMELFDLEDFYYNRVNMSGWRLVDRDSDKVKDTLLVMEKFHPIGASILTGGHIKTEPALLYDAIQVLATALAASKEVGPTNASCDDETTWSHGKDVMENINKIHAHGLTGPIQFQNGVRTNFSLQLMRLVGGEKGGTVVSGHWNPGDGLTITDPAAYKRDPPPNVTLTIVTVEEKPYVMVKEGWNLQGNARFEGFCIDLLARVAAQAGFAYRLRLVPDNMYGARDPDTGQWNGIVRELVDRKADIAVASMTINYAREAVIDFTKPFMNLGIGILFKVPTSQPTRLFSFLNPLAIEIWLYVLAAYILVSFTLFVMARFSPYEWSSSTHVCGHETKLLTNQFSVCNSLWFITGTFLRQGSGLNPKATSTRIVGGIWWFFTLIILSSYTANLAAFLTVERTVLPIQSAADLAAQNSVQYGTLNGGSTMTFFRDSNIDIYQKMWQHMSTTSPPALVSSYEEGVRRVLQGNYAFLMESTMLDHRVQRDCNLTQIGGLLDSKGYGIATWKGSPWRDRISLAILELQEKGVIQILYDKWWKNTGDVCNRDGKDSKANPLGVQNIGGVFVTLLCGLALAIVVAILEFCWHTKKNASQGRQSLCSEMGQELRTAMRGGSSSRTVLRPGCSRCSPATHVPPAPSRYEAQDLSNSVVELKELRWS